The DNA window GCGCTGGCCGAGGTGATGGACAACGCCACCTCGTTCTCCGCCACCAACACCGAGGTCCACGTGTTCGTGGAGGAGGTGGACCACGGTGTGGCGATCGTGGTGGAGGACAGCGGGTTGGGAATGCGCTCCCGGGAACGGCAGCGTGCGGAGCAGCTCGTTTCCGAGTCACGGGCGTTGACGACCCTCCCCGGCACCCGCCTGGGGCTGGCCGTCGTGGGGCGTATCGCGGACAAGTACGGCCTCACCGTCAACTTCCGGCCCTCCTCCCGGGGCGGGACCGGCGTGGTCCTGCTCGTACCGCGCCGTCTCATCACGCATCCGAAACCGCTCGTCGACGAGCTCACTACACCCAGCGAGCCCGCCGCGAAGGAGCCGCGAACGGTCCACGGCAGCGCGGACGGGGGGTCGCGGCGGGTTCCCGAGGCTCCGAGGACGGCGCCGCAGGAGGACGGGAACCGGGAGAACGAAACACGGCAGCAGCAGGACGGGGACCTTCCCAAGCGGCGTCGCGGCTCCACATTGGCGTCCGCGCCCCGGCCGACGTCCGCGCCGAACGCGCATGTCCCACGGGAGCGGACCGATCCGGCCACCAGGTTCGCCGCTTTCCGCCAGTCAGGGAGAACCGGTCCCGGTGCCGGGAACCAGGAGGCGGAAGACCGGTAGGTGCCCTCCCGGCATCCGGGACTCCGGGAAGACACCCCCACGATCGGCCGTCCCCACGGGTCCCACCGGGACGCACACGGCCGGCAGGCGACACCCCGCTCGCGCGGTGGGCGTCTTCTCCGCCGAGACCGAACTGGAGCACAGGATAGGAGGAGCTGGTCACGAGACCGGCAGGCACGGCGTCGTGACCCGTAACCGCGTATGAGTACCACGGATCGCAGCCTTGATTGGCTACTTGAGAACCTCCTGGAGAAAACGCCCGGTATGCAGCACGCCCTCGTACTGTCGCGGGACGGCCTCAAACTGTGCTTCACCCCGGGGCTGGACGAGGACAAGGCCGACCAGTTGTCGGCGATAGCGGCCGGTATCCAGAGCCTGTCGCTGAGCGCCTCAGCCGAGTTCGGCGACAGCATCGGCCCCGGGCAGGCGATGGTGGAGTTCGGCGGTGGGCTCCTGCTGATCGTGCAGGCGGGCGACGGAGCGCACCTGGCCGCGCTCACCGAGGAGGACGCCGACGTCGGCATCGTCGGCCACAACATGAACGAGCTGGTGGAACAGATCGGCTGGCACCTCACGGCACCACCCCGCCTCTCCGAGCGCGAAGTCCGAACGCCATGAACCGACGCTCCATCGACAACGAGAGACCGGACCGCCTCTACGCCGTGACCAGTGGACGCAGCCGCACGGAGGAGGAGCTTGACACGGTCACGCTCATCGTCAGCGAGTGCGCTCCCACAGCCGGCATGCAGTCGGAACACGTCAGGATCCTGCACCTGTGCCAGCGCCCTGTGGCGGTGGTGGAGCTCTCCGCCGAACTCGAGCTGCCCGTGACAGCGGTGCGTATCCTGCTTCGCGATCTCATGGACACCGGCCGGGTCACCGCCCGCCACCCCTCATCGGCGCCCACGCAGGCACACTCTCCCGACTCCGACACCCTGAAACAGGTGCTGCATGCGCTCCAACGTCTCTGAGCAACCGGTGCCCACTCCCCGGACTCCCCTGCCGAACGCCGCTCGGGACGCGCTGAAACTCGTGGTCGTCGGCGGTTTCGGAGTGGGCAAGACGACCATGGTGGGGTCCGTCAGCGAGATCCGCCCGCTGAGCACCGAAGAGACCATGACCCAGGCGAGCACGGGGGTCGACGACACCAGCGGCGTGCGGAGCAAGACGGCCACCACCGCCGCGTTCGACTTCGGCCGTATCACCATCAACGAGTACAAGGTGCTCTACCTTTTCGGAGCACCCGGTCAGGAACGCTTCTGGTTCCTGTGGAACCAGCTCTTCTCCGGAAGCCTCGGTGCCGTCGTCATGGTGGACACGCGCCGGGTGGAGGACTCCTGGTACTCCATCGACCGGTTGGAGCACCACCGCATGCCGTTCGTGGTGGCCGTCAACCGTTTCCGCCCCGGACCCGACCTCGGTCAGGTGCGTGAGGCGCTCTCCCTCTCGGAGGAGGTGCCCCTGCTCGAGTGCGACGCGCGGAGGCGGGACTCGTGCAAGAACGTCCTCATCACGCTCGTCCACCACCTGGCAGACCCGAACCAGCAGCCGGACCGGGAAGGTACGCCGTGACGCACACTCCCAGCACTCCCGACCCCGCCGTACCGCCCCAGGGCACGTCATCGCCGCTCCTGGCGCGGTACCCCGACCACAGGAACGCCGTACGATTCTACGGCCCGGACATCACCGGCGACCCCGCCGCCCTGTACCGGGACCTGCGCAAACGCTTCGACTCGGTCGCGCCGATCCTGCTCGACGGCGACATACCCGCCTGGTTCGTCCTGGGATACCGGGAGCTGCACCATGTCACCAGCAATCCGCAACTGTTCGCCCGCGACTGCCGCCGGTGGAACGTCTGGGACCACATCCCCGACGACTGGCCGCTCATGCCCTACGTGGGATGGACGCCCTCGGTGATGTTCGCGGAGGGGACCGAGCACCAGCGCCGTGCCGGAGCCCTGGGGGACGCGCTCGACGACACGGACCGCACCGAGCTGCGGGAGATATGCGAACAGGTCGCGGACGGGATCGTCGACACCTTCGTGGGAGACGGGCGCGCGGACCTGGTCTCCCAGTACGCGCACCAGATACCGGCCGGGGTCATCGCCCGCCTGTACGGGTTGCCCGAGTCCGAGATCCCCGCGCTGGTCGACGACATCCTCGACTCGCTCGACGTCCACGAGGACGCTGCCAAAGCGCACCAGCGCGTGCACGACAGGATGCGCGAGCTCGTCACGGCGCGGAGCGCGCAGCGCGGGGAGGACGTGCCGTCGAAGCTGCTGGACCATCCCGCCGGCCTCAGCGTCGACGAGATCGTCATCGACCTGCTCGTGGTGATGGCCGCCGCCCAGGCGCCCACCGGCAACTGGATCGGCAACGCCCTGCGGCTGATGCTCCTGGACGACGACTTCTCGGTGACGCTGCAGGGCGGACGCAGCAGTCCCGGACAGGCGCTGAACGAGGTGCTGTGGAAGAACACGCCGACCCAGAACTTCATCGGCCGTTGGGCCGTACAGGCCTGTGAGGTGGGCGGTTGGCAGGTGAGACGGGGGGATCTGCTGGTTCTCGGCCTCTCCGCGGCCAACACCGACCCGCGGGTCGATCCCGAGGCCTCGGAGGACTTCGGGGTCAACCGGGCCCACATGTCCTTCGGGAACGGAGAGCACGGCTGCCCGTTCCCCGCACCGGAGCTCGCCGAAATCATCGCCCGCACAGCGATCGAGGTGCTGCTGGACCGGCTGCCCGACCTCGAGCTCGCGGTCCCCTCCCGGGAACTCCACTGGCGGCCCTCGGTATGGATGCGTGGCCTGTTCTCGCTGCCGGTGGTGTTCACGCCGACGGTTCCCGAGCTGCGGCAGGGGTGAGCGCCACCGCGCCGGAGGCCGGCGGCGCCACCACGCGTGGCCGGGCGCGCCGCGCCGCGTCGGCCGGGACCGGTACGCGGCGCGGCGCTGCGGATGTGACCGTCCACGGCCTCCAAAGGCCGGTTCACCTCGGGGTGCTACGCGCCCGCGGGGTGAACCGGAGGGGCACGGTGGCGGGACCGCGGGTGAACACCCCCTGTTCTGTGGGGACGGCGCCGTCCGCGGGACGGATGTCGTCCATGGCGTCCAGCAGGTCGTTCGTCGCCACCCGCACCTCCGTCTCGGCGAGCAGGGCACCGACGCAGAAGTGGCGTCCGAGAGCGAACGCCACGTGGTCGGCGGCTGCGGTGAACGAACGCGTGGTGTCCGTCTCCTCCCGGAAGATGTCGAACGTGTCCGGGTCGGAGTACTGCCGCTCGTCACGGTTGGCGGCACCGATGAGGCAGATGACGGTACTGCCCGCGGGGACCGTGCCACCGCTGAGGGTGACGTCGGAGCCCGGTTGGCGCATGATCATGTGGACGGGTGGCGTGTAGCGCAGGGTTTCCACGAACGCCTTCGGGATGAGCTCGCGGTCGTGGCGCAGCGCGGCCAGCTGTTCCGGGTGCTGCGCGAGGTTCGCGAACATGCTCGCGATGGCCTTGTCCGTGGTCTCCCCGCCCGCGGCGAGCAGCAGACTGCAGAACGCCTTGATCTCCTCGTCGCTCATCGACGTGCCGTCGATCTCCGCCTGGCACAGGTTGGAGAGCAGGTCACCGCCCGGGTGTTCCCGCCGGCGCTGGATGACGGGGAGCATGTAGGAGGCGAGTTCCTCCCGGGTGCGCATGCCGTCCTCGATGATTCCGGGGTCCTGCGAGAGGTTCCCGAGGAACGCGATGATCGAAGTGTACCAGCGGTGGAACCGGTCGTGGTCCGACGTGTCCAGGCCGAGCATGTCGACGATGACGTTGATGGGAAAGCGCGTCGCGAACTGCGACACGAGCTCCACGCTGCCGGCGTCGCGGAACCCGTCGATGAGTTCCCGACTGTTGCGCTCGATCACCGGCAGGAACTTGTCCTGCAGTTCGCTCCCGCGGAACGCGGGCGCCACCAGGGCGCGGCGCACCGCGTGCTCCCGCCCGTCCAGCTGCAGGATCGTGCGGCCGTGCACCGGTTCCAGCTGCCAGTCGTAGTTGGCGGTCGTGAACGCTGACTCCTTGAACGCGCGGCGCACGTCCTCGTACCGCGAAATGATGTAGCTCTGTGTTCCCTCGTGCCAGATCAGTGGGGCGTCCTGCCGCATGGCCCGGTACGCCGCGTAGGGGTTGGCGGTGAACTCCTCGGAAAGGATGTCCGGAATATCATGAGCCGTCGCCATAGCTCTCCTCAGCACGATCGAATAACAGCGTATCCCCCCGCGCCAAGTATTTTTTCACATTCGGTCTATACCATTCCGTTCTGACCCACCGCCATCCGCACCAAACATCCAAAAAGCGGCATTGAACCATAATCTACACGAATACGACACAAACTAATATTCTGCTCGGAATAGAAAGACAATCACACGTTTCACTCCTGCGGAGGGACCGGACCGGGCAGGAGGCCGTGGTCACCTCCCCTCCTCCGAGAGGTCGCCTTCGGAGCCTTTCCCGGAGTCCTCGCCCTCCGGCGCGGTGGCGGCCGTGGCGGGGGCCTCGCGCGGCATCCAGACGAGTACGACCACGAGGCAGAGCAGCCCGATACCCATCGAGCACAACGCGGCGGAATGCATACCCTGCAGGAACGCGTCCTTGGCCGGAGCCACCAGCTCCTGCCCGCGCTCACCCAGCCGCGGCACGACCGCCATGGTCGCCTCGATGGACTCACCGGCGTCCCGGCGCACCTGGCGGGGCAGTCCCGCGAGCTCGGGTGCCATGTGCGAACGGTAGACGGCGGAGAGCACCGCGCCGAGAACGGCCACTCCCAGGGCCGTGGCCACCTGCCGGACGGTGTTCTGCACCGCGGACGCGGCTCCGGCCTGGTCCTGCGGGACCGAGGACATGATGGAGACGGTGGCCGGGGTCATCACCATCGCGACTCCGGTCCCCTGCAGGAAGAACGCCACCTCGATCGTCCATACCGGGGTGTCGAGGCCGATCGTGGAGTAGTAGCCCAGCGCCAGGGACAGCAGCACCACGCCGACGGCACCGACGAGCTTGGGACCGAACCTGGTGACGAGATGGGGCGCCAGGGGGGAGACGATCATCTGCGCGGCCGCGATGGGAAGCACCAGCAGCCCGGCGTGCAGCGGGGTGAACTCGCGCACGCTCTGCCAGTAGAAGGTGATGAAGAACAGGACCCCGGCCATGGCGAAGAACATCATCATGATGGCGACGACCGCCACGGACATCCGGGGGTTGCGGAACAGGCGCACGTTGAGCGCCGGGTACTCGCAGCGCGACTCGTAGTAGAGGAACCCGGCCAGTACCGCCAGACCGGCGAGGATGGCGCCGGCGACGTCCGGTTCGGCCAGCGAACTGCGTTCACCGGCCTCGATGATGCCGTACACCAGCAGGACGAGGCCGATGATGGACAGGACCACCCCGACCGGATCCAGTTTCCCGGGCTCCTCGTTGCGCGACTCGGGGACCAGCAGCGCCATCAAGAGCAGGCCGATTCCGGTGACCGGGACGTTGATGAGGAAGACCGACCCCCACCAGAAGTGTTCCAGCAGGAAACCGCCCAGCGGCGGACCGATCCCCAGGGCCAGTCCCACGGCACCGGCCCAGATACCGATGGCCTTGCCCCGTTCGTCGGACGGGAAGACGTTGGTGATGATCGCCAGTGTCTGGGGCATGATGGCCGCGCCGCCGAGTCCCATGACGGTGCGGGCCCAGATGAGGTGCTGCGGCTCCTGGGAGTACGCGGCGGCCAGGGACCCCAGGCCGAAGATGGCCAGTCCGGTGAGGAGGACGCGTTTGCGACCGACGCGGTCGCCGATGATCCCGAAGGTGAACAGCAGCCCGGCGAAGACGAGTGTGTAGGAGTTCACCGACCAGGCGAGTTCTCCCTGGCTGGCGCCGATCCCCTGCTCCGGGTCGGATATCACCCGCAGTGCCACGTTGAGGATGGTGTTGTCCAGCACCACCACGAGCAGGCTGATGACGAGCACAGCGAGTATGCCCCACCGTCTGCGGTACACCGATAACGAATCCACGCAAAGCTCCCATATACCGAATAACGGAATCTCAACAACAAGATAGTTCAGTGCCGCACGGCACACCCACGCACCACCACGCAAGCGTCCGCTCGCGTACGTGTGCCGCGCCGCCCGGGACAACTCGCTCCCGCCCGGGAAGCGTCCCGTACAGGTAGGACAATTCCTGCGGGAATGTCAGCTACCTCACCAATGCCGCGGAAAACACCACGTGCCATGATGTGGTGGAGGGGCCGGTGGCCTCTGCCACCGGTGCGAGACCGGCCCCGTACCGGTAACCGTCCGGGGACGCCGCCACGGCGCCTCGAGGCTGAAGGAGCTGCACATGACAACCGCCGCCTCCCCTCTGTACGGGGGGAACTCCAACCGCCGCGTAACCGTGCGTGACATCGCTCAGGCCCGGGAGCGCGGCGAGCGTTGGCCCATGCTGACCGCCTACGACGCCCTCACCGCGCGTGTGTTCGACGAGGCCGGCATCCCGGTGCTGCTCGTCGGGGACTCCGCCGCGATGGTCGTCTACGGCTACGAATCGACCGTTCCGGTCACGGTGGACGAGCTGCTCCCGCTCACGGCGGCGGTCGCCCGCTCCACCAGGCGCGCTCTGGTCGTGGCGGACCTGCCCTTCGCGTCCTACCAGGGCTCCTCGCAGCAGGCGCTGGACACGGCCGCCCGGTTCATGCAGGAGGGCGGTGCGCAGGCCGTCAAGCTGGAGGGCGGCCGGCGCGTGGCCCACCAGGTGGAGGCCCTGGTCTCGGCCGGCATCCC is part of the Haloactinospora alba genome and encodes:
- a CDS encoding roadblock/LC7 domain-containing protein — encoded protein: MSTTDRSLDWLLENLLEKTPGMQHALVLSRDGLKLCFTPGLDEDKADQLSAIAAGIQSLSLSASAEFGDSIGPGQAMVEFGGGLLLIVQAGDGAHLAALTEEDADVGIVGHNMNELVEQIGWHLTAPPRLSEREVRTP
- a CDS encoding DUF742 domain-containing protein encodes the protein MNRRSIDNERPDRLYAVTSGRSRTEEELDTVTLIVSECAPTAGMQSEHVRILHLCQRPVAVVELSAELELPVTAVRILLRDLMDTGRVTARHPSSAPTQAHSPDSDTLKQVLHALQRL
- a CDS encoding GTP-binding protein: MRSNVSEQPVPTPRTPLPNAARDALKLVVVGGFGVGKTTMVGSVSEIRPLSTEETMTQASTGVDDTSGVRSKTATTAAFDFGRITINEYKVLYLFGAPGQERFWFLWNQLFSGSLGAVVMVDTRRVEDSWYSIDRLEHHRMPFVVAVNRFRPGPDLGQVREALSLSEEVPLLECDARRRDSCKNVLITLVHHLADPNQQPDREGTP
- a CDS encoding cytochrome P450, whose amino-acid sequence is MTHTPSTPDPAVPPQGTSSPLLARYPDHRNAVRFYGPDITGDPAALYRDLRKRFDSVAPILLDGDIPAWFVLGYRELHHVTSNPQLFARDCRRWNVWDHIPDDWPLMPYVGWTPSVMFAEGTEHQRRAGALGDALDDTDRTELREICEQVADGIVDTFVGDGRADLVSQYAHQIPAGVIARLYGLPESEIPALVDDILDSLDVHEDAAKAHQRVHDRMRELVTARSAQRGEDVPSKLLDHPAGLSVDEIVIDLLVVMAAAQAPTGNWIGNALRLMLLDDDFSVTLQGGRSSPGQALNEVLWKNTPTQNFIGRWAVQACEVGGWQVRRGDLLVLGLSAANTDPRVDPEASEDFGVNRAHMSFGNGEHGCPFPAPELAEIIARTAIEVLLDRLPDLELAVPSRELHWRPSVWMRGLFSLPVVFTPTVPELRQG
- a CDS encoding cytochrome P450 codes for the protein MATAHDIPDILSEEFTANPYAAYRAMRQDAPLIWHEGTQSYIISRYEDVRRAFKESAFTTANYDWQLEPVHGRTILQLDGREHAVRRALVAPAFRGSELQDKFLPVIERNSRELIDGFRDAGSVELVSQFATRFPINVIVDMLGLDTSDHDRFHRWYTSIIAFLGNLSQDPGIIEDGMRTREELASYMLPVIQRRREHPGGDLLSNLCQAEIDGTSMSDEEIKAFCSLLLAAGGETTDKAIASMFANLAQHPEQLAALRHDRELIPKAFVETLRYTPPVHMIMRQPGSDVTLSGGTVPAGSTVICLIGAANRDERQYSDPDTFDIFREETDTTRSFTAAADHVAFALGRHFCVGALLAETEVRVATNDLLDAMDDIRPADGAVPTEQGVFTRGPATVPLRFTPRARSTPR
- a CDS encoding MFS transporter, translating into MDSLSVYRRRWGILAVLVISLLVVVLDNTILNVALRVISDPEQGIGASQGELAWSVNSYTLVFAGLLFTFGIIGDRVGRKRVLLTGLAIFGLGSLAAAYSQEPQHLIWARTVMGLGGAAIMPQTLAIITNVFPSDERGKAIGIWAGAVGLALGIGPPLGGFLLEHFWWGSVFLINVPVTGIGLLLMALLVPESRNEEPGKLDPVGVVLSIIGLVLLVYGIIEAGERSSLAEPDVAGAILAGLAVLAGFLYYESRCEYPALNVRLFRNPRMSVAVVAIMMMFFAMAGVLFFITFYWQSVREFTPLHAGLLVLPIAAAQMIVSPLAPHLVTRFGPKLVGAVGVVLLSLALGYYSTIGLDTPVWTIEVAFFLQGTGVAMVMTPATVSIMSSVPQDQAGAASAVQNTVRQVATALGVAVLGAVLSAVYRSHMAPELAGLPRQVRRDAGESIEATMAVVPRLGERGQELVAPAKDAFLQGMHSAALCSMGIGLLCLVVVLVWMPREAPATAATAPEGEDSGKGSEGDLSEEGR
- the panB gene encoding 3-methyl-2-oxobutanoate hydroxymethyltransferase; translation: MTTAASPLYGGNSNRRVTVRDIAQARERGERWPMLTAYDALTARVFDEAGIPVLLVGDSAAMVVYGYESTVPVTVDELLPLTAAVARSTRRALVVADLPFASYQGSSQQALDTAARFMQEGGAQAVKLEGGRRVAHQVEALVSAGIPVMGHVGLTPQSVNTLGGYRVQGRGDARERLLADAKELEHAGAFSVVLECVPAELASQVTEQLSVPTIGIGAGDGTDAQVLVWQDMAGLSPTTASFVKTYANLADTLTQAARSFADEVVAGDFPDSEHSFT